The genomic interval GAGCACGAGCACGAGGAGCACGGCGAGGCAGACGAGCACCGTGATCCACGACGGCGCCACCACGAGGGGGAGCACGCCGACGAGCGCCACGAGAGCGGCGCGCGGGGTGGGCCAGATGCGCATCGGCATGCCTCAGCGGGGGACGGGGACGGAGGCCAGCGTCGCCGCGAGCACGGCGTCGACCTGCGAGCCCTCGAGGTCGGCCTCCGTGGTCAGGCGCACGCGATGGGCCAGGGTGGCCGGCGCCATCGTCTTGACGTCGTCGGGGGTGATGAAGTCGCGTCCCTGCAGATAGGCCCATGCGCGGGCGGTGCGCAGGAGGGCGATCGCGCCGCGCGGCGAGACGCCCAGGGAGAGGCTCGGGGAGCGGCGGGTGGCGCGCGCGACGTCGACGATGTACTCGAGCACGTTCTCCTCGGCGCGCACAGCCGTCACGTCCCGCTGGGCGCGTCGCAGCGAGGCGGGGTCGGCGACCGCGCGCAGCCCCGCGGCGGCGAGGTCCGCGGTGTCGAAGCCGCCGGCGTGGCGCCGCAGCACCTCGACCTCGGTGGCGCGCTCGGGCAGCGGCATCACGGCCTTGAGCAGGAAGCGGTCGAGCTGCGCCTCGGGCAGCGGATAGGTCCCGTCGAACTCGATCGGGTTCTGGGTCGCCACCACCATGAACGGATCGGGCAGCGGGCGGGGGCGCCCGTCGATCGTCACCTGGCGCTCCTCCATCGCCTCGAGCAGCGCCGACTGGGTCTTGGGCGGGGTCCGGTTGATCTCGTCGGCCAGCAGCAGGTTCGTGAACACGGGGCCTTCGCGGAAGACGAGGTCGCTCGTGGAGTTGTCGTAGACGAGGGAGCCGGTGACGTCGCCCGGCATCATGTCGGGCGTGAACTGGACGCGGCGCATCTGCACGTCGAGGGAGGCGGCGAGGGCCCGCACGAGCAGGGTCTTGGCGACCCCGGGCACCCCCTCGAGCAGCACGTGCCCGCGGCACAGGAGGGCCACCACGAGGCTCGTCACGGCGGCGTCCTGCCCGTCGACCGCCTTGTGGATCTCGCCGCTCAGGGCGACGAGCCCCTCCCGGCTGCGCTCGTCGGGGTCCGGCGCGGCGGCCTCGGGCGTGGTCGGTGCTGTCATCGGTCGATCTCCTTCTCGAGACGGTCGAGGTCGTCGGCGAGGCGCACGAGCTCCTCGTCGGTGCGGACGGGGGTCTCGCCCAGCAGCTCGCGCAGGGCGGCCGGGCTGCGCCCGACGAGCGGCGCGGCGGCGGCGACGAGCGCGTCGAGGGACTCGCCGCGCCGGATCCCCAGGCGGGAGGCGAGGCGCACCGCGGTGGCCGAGCGCAGCGAGCGCGCGGCGCTCTCGCGCGCGCCGGCCCGGTGCATCAGACGGGCCCGCCCGGCGGTGAGCTCCTGGGCGCGCACGGTCACGGGCAGCGGCTCGACCACGACGGGGCCGCCGCGCCACATGAGCGCCACGAGCAGCACGAGCACGCACACGGCGAGCCACAGCCCGACCGGCCCCATCCAGTCGGGCAGCCGCTCGAACGCGCCCGGCTGGGTCGAGGCCATCGGATCCGCGGCCGAGGGCAGGTACCACACGACGTGCCCGTCGCCGAGCGCGTTGAGGGCGACGGCGGCGTTGTCGGCGCCGCCCACCCCGGCGTTCGTCAGGTAGCGGGCGCTGCCCAGCACGGTCACGTCGCCGCTGCGCATGATGCTCGCGCCGGCGCCGGTGCGGAAGCAACCGCGGGCGGTCTCGGGCCCGGAGTACACGATGGCCGGGGCGACCTGGTCGCCGTCGGCGTCGAGGGCGACCGGCCCGGGCCGCACCGTCCGGGCCGCGAAGGACGCGTCGGAGCACTCCGCGTCGGCGCTCAGGCGCGCGTCCTCGTCCTCGACGGTGCCGGTCGGGCGCACACCCGGGGCGAGCACCGCGAGGCCGCCGAAGTCGGGGGTCACGAGCACGAGGCGCCCGTCGCCCGCGTCGAGGGCCTCGCGCAGCGCCTCGAGCTGGGGACGGTCGAGGGTGGAGGGGGCGGTCACGAGGACCGTGTCCCCGGAGCGCAGCGCCGCGGCGGCCTCGGCCGTGCGCCGCTCGGTGCGCACCGTGGCACCGCCGTCGCGCAGCACCGTGACCACCGCCTTGGAACCCCCGGGAGCGGGGGAGGAGGGCTCGAAGGGCGCGTCGCGGTAGGCGCCGCGGGCGAGCGCCGCCCCGAGGGCGGCGACGAGGGCGGCGATCACGACGATCACCGCGATCGTGCGGGAGCGACGGTCGCCCGTCGCCGGTGCCGGTGCAGGTCCTGGTGCCGGGGCGATGCCCTGCTCGGGGGCGAGGGCGGGCGCGCTCACAGCGTCTCCAGCACGGCGCGGTCGGGCGAGGCCTGGGCGACGTACTCGGCCAGGCGCACCGCGTCGTCGGCCTGCTTGGCCGTGGCGGGTCGCCACGAGTAGGCGGCCGTGTCGAAGGCGCGGGCCGCGAGCGCGAGACGGTGGCGCAGCTCCGGGAACGCCGAGGCGGCCCCCTCGGCCGCCTCATGGGCGGTCATGCCGTCGGTGAGGTCGAGCAGCGTGCGCTCGGCGAGGTCGCGCACGAGGGCGCGGAACGCCAGGACCACGGCCTCGTCCGCGCGGGCGTCGTCGCGCGCATGCTCGGCGCGCACGCGCAGCTGGGCGGCGGTGAGGGCGGGCTCGGCGTCCAGGGCGGTCTCGGCCCGCACCACGGCGCGGCGTCGGATGCGGCCGGTGCGGCGCAGCACCAGCACGGCGAGCACGACGATGACGGCGCCGAGGGCGATCGCGATGGCGAGACCGGCGGTGCGTCCCGAGCCGGCGCCGTCGACGAGCGAGGAGACCCAGTCCTGCAGGAGCCCCAGCAGCCAGTCGATGATGCTCCCGCGGCGGTGATACTCCCCCTTGGACAGCTCCTCGAGGATCCGCCGCCGCGCCTCGTCGGGGTCGACGTCGTTCACCAGGGCCCTCCGCCGTGCGTCGCGGCCCCGCTCGGCGCCGTCGCGGCGTCACGGGCGTCCCGCGACCGGCGGGTCAGCTCGACGTCCCACGACTCCCAGCGCATGCGCTGGTCGGCGTAGAGCGCGGCCATGCCCGCGGAGCGGAAGGGCTCGCTCAGCACCGAGGCCACGTAGGCGCCGAGCATCGTGAGGACGAGCAGCACCGCCATCGCGAGCACCACGAGGCCCGGGCCGCCCGCGAGCAGGATGGCGACGTACGCGACGACGGCGACGATGCCGAAGGCCGACGCGAGCACCTGGGTGAGCACGTAGACGAGCAGGACGAGGAGCGCGCCCACGCCGAGCACCCGCCACCGGCGCCGGCCCCGGGTCAGCACGAGCGAGCGGCGGATCGCGCCGAGGGCGCCGAGCTTCTCGACGACGAGCGCGGGCGCCGTGAGGGCCGTGCGCATCCAGATCACGACCGAGCCGGCCAGGGCGAGCACGAGGGCGAGCAGGACGGGCACGATCGTCCACCAGTGCGCCTCGTCGGTGAGCAGGAGCGGCAGCAGGCCCAGGCCGACCAGCACGGCCCACAGCACGAGGGTCGCGACGGCGATGACCAGGCCCGCGAGCACCGCGGAGATTCCGTGGCGCCGGATCGTGCGCCACACCGCGGCGTCGGCCAGCGGCGTGCCGGTCGCTTCGCCGATCGCGAGCGCCGAGAGGGCGATCGTCACGAGCTGGGCGGCGACGAGCGAGACGAGGCCGGAGGCGAGCGAGGCGCCCAGGGTCACGAGCACCTCGCCGTCGCCCGGCCCGGTCACGGTCGCCCCGGCGGAGCCGTCCATGCTCGCCTGCACCTGGCCGGCCATCGGCAGGATGGAGGCGCCCGACAGCGCGGTGGTCAGGACGAAGGAGATCGCGTACACGACCGCGGCCACGAGCAGGCTGATGCGGGGCCTCAGCCGGTAGATGCGGGTGGCGGCACCGAGGATCTCGCCGACGCCGAGGGGGCGCAGCGGGAACAGCGGGGTGCGGGCCACGAGCTCGCGCTGGAGCGGGCCGGGGGCCGTCGGGCCGCCCGGGGCCGGGGACGCCGCGGCCGTGCCGACGGCTCCGCTCTCCTCGCCGTTCGTGCCCGGTGCGGTCCACGGGTTCGTCATGGCACCTCTCCCGTCGTCTCTGGTGGCGTCGTCCCTGCTGGCCGGAACACGGCCACCGTACGGGCCGCGCTCGCCGCCGCAGACCCGACGGAAGTCGATGATCGCCGCTCCTCACGGCGCGTCCCCGGGCGGGGCCCGACCCTCCCGGGGTCCGGGGCCCGGCGGAGCGGCCCGTGGGTGCGCACCCCCGGGCCTGCGACACGTCGAGCGGGCACGGTGGCACAATGTCGGCATGACGACGCCTTCACGGATCCTCGTGGTCGATGATGACGTGGCCATCGCCGAAATGGTGGGGATCGTGCTGCGCGGCAAGGGGTTCGAGGTCGTGACCGCCGCCGACGGCGCCTCCGCCCTCGACGCCGTGGACCGGATGCACCCGGACGTGGTGCTGCTCGACCTCATGCTCCCGGGCATGGACGGGATCGGCGTGTGCCGCGAGCTGCGCAAGCGCTCCGGCGTCCCGATCATCATGCTGACCGCGCGCACGGACACCGCCGACGTCGTCGAGGGCCTCGAGGCGGGCGCCGACGACTACCTCACCAAGCCGTTCGAGCCCGACGAGCTCGTCGCGCGCATCAAGGCCCGGGTCCGGCGCAGCGAGGCCCCCACCACCGAGCGCCTCGCCATCGGGGACCTCACGATCGACGTCGACGGTCACGAGGTGCGCCGCGGCCACGAGCTGATCTCCCTGACCCCCCTCGAGTTCGAGCTGCTCGTCCAGCTCGCCCGCAAGCCGTGGCAGGTGTTCACGCGCGAGGTGCTGCTGCGCGAGGTCTGGGGCTATCGCCACAGCGCCGACACGCGCCTCGTCAACGTGCACGTCCAGCGGCTGCGCGCCAAGATCGAACGGGACGTCGACAACCCGCAGGTGATCCTCACGGTGCGCGGCGTCGGGTACCGGGCCGGATCCGCGGGGTGATGCCCGGCCCGCTCCGGCGGCGCGTGCGAGGACTCCCTCTGCGCCTGGCGCG from Brachybacterium huguangmaarense carries:
- a CDS encoding DUF4350 domain-containing protein yields the protein MSAPALAPEQGIAPAPGPAPAPATGDRRSRTIAVIVVIAALVAALGAALARGAYRDAPFEPSSPAPGGSKAVVTVLRDGGATVRTERRTAEAAAALRSGDTVLVTAPSTLDRPQLEALREALDAGDGRLVLVTPDFGGLAVLAPGVRPTGTVEDEDARLSADAECSDASFAARTVRPGPVALDADGDQVAPAIVYSGPETARGCFRTGAGASIMRSGDVTVLGSARYLTNAGVGGADNAAVALNALGDGHVVWYLPSAADPMASTQPGAFERLPDWMGPVGLWLAVCVLVLLVALMWRGGPVVVEPLPVTVRAQELTAGRARLMHRAGARESAARSLRSATAVRLASRLGIRRGESLDALVAAAAPLVGRSPAALRELLGETPVRTDEELVRLADDLDRLEKEIDR
- a CDS encoding glycerophosphodiester phosphodiesterase → MTNPWTAPGTNGEESGAVGTAAASPAPGGPTAPGPLQRELVARTPLFPLRPLGVGEILGAATRIYRLRPRISLLVAAVVYAISFVLTTALSGASILPMAGQVQASMDGSAGATVTGPGDGEVLVTLGASLASGLVSLVAAQLVTIALSALAIGEATGTPLADAAVWRTIRRHGISAVLAGLVIAVATLVLWAVLVGLGLLPLLLTDEAHWWTIVPVLLALVLALAGSVVIWMRTALTAPALVVEKLGALGAIRRSLVLTRGRRRWRVLGVGALLVLLVYVLTQVLASAFGIVAVVAYVAILLAGGPGLVVLAMAVLLVLTMLGAYVASVLSEPFRSAGMAALYADQRMRWESWDVELTRRSRDARDAATAPSGAATHGGGPW
- a CDS encoding DUF4129 domain-containing protein, whose amino-acid sequence is MNDVDPDEARRRILEELSKGEYHRRGSIIDWLLGLLQDWVSSLVDGAGSGRTAGLAIAIALGAVIVVLAVLVLRRTGRIRRRAVVRAETALDAEPALTAAQLRVRAEHARDDARADEAVVLAFRALVRDLAERTLLDLTDGMTAHEAAEGAASAFPELRHRLALAARAFDTAAYSWRPATAKQADDAVRLAEYVAQASPDRAVLETL
- a CDS encoding AAA family ATPase — translated: MTAPTTPEAAAPDPDERSREGLVALSGEIHKAVDGQDAAVTSLVVALLCRGHVLLEGVPGVAKTLLVRALAASLDVQMRRVQFTPDMMPGDVTGSLVYDNSTSDLVFREGPVFTNLLLADEINRTPPKTQSALLEAMEERQVTIDGRPRPLPDPFMVVATQNPIEFDGTYPLPEAQLDRFLLKAVMPLPERATEVEVLRRHAGGFDTADLAAAGLRAVADPASLRRAQRDVTAVRAEENVLEYIVDVARATRRSPSLSLGVSPRGAIALLRTARAWAYLQGRDFITPDDVKTMAPATLAHRVRLTTEADLEGSQVDAVLAATLASVPVPR
- the mtrA gene encoding MtrAB system response regulator MtrA, with the protein product MTTPSRILVVDDDVAIAEMVGIVLRGKGFEVVTAADGASALDAVDRMHPDVVLLDLMLPGMDGIGVCRELRKRSGVPIIMLTARTDTADVVEGLEAGADDYLTKPFEPDELVARIKARVRRSEAPTTERLAIGDLTIDVDGHEVRRGHELISLTPLEFELLVQLARKPWQVFTREVLLREVWGYRHSADTRLVNVHVQRLRAKIERDVDNPQVILTVRGVGYRAGSAG